The following coding sequences lie in one Bicyclus anynana chromosome 21, ilBicAnyn1.1, whole genome shotgun sequence genomic window:
- the LOC112054612 gene encoding all trans-polyprenyl-diphosphate synthase PDSS2, with the protein MSYAMIRHLRRTTLLCEQLRTETTLTNVTQEEFLFRPPVAQWSKVIREAEKIVGYPTSFMNLRWLLSDKFANLAMHLRKIVGSNHPIMKTAKTVLYNEHNNLQPWGLIILLLSKAVSSPTYSIEATTLIEQQRMLAELTEMIRTGHYIHKGLLNIPLEERDKTKETSIFANKIAILIGDYLLVTANGMLARLKNQDLSYLISTALRDLSEGEFYGPRDLQNMPLPGKPVKKNDDSFKISADTIPLDVKDVLGSPVKEWTLRTMYNGGSLFGRGCEGALLLGGRSDSDQKKAYLFGCHLCLAWQAASELQKFTSTNKEPFSLVSAPVLFALNNTPKLYDGLKNITKVSTIDFEELKLRILETDAIEQTKSLFEQHAEKAKSYVEMFGDNPSVSTIKRLIKTL; encoded by the exons ATGTCTTACGCTATGATTCGACACTTACGTAGAACGACGTTGTTGTGTGAACAATTAAGAACTGAAACTACCTTGACCAATGTGACTCAAGAAGAATTTCTATTTCGACCTCCAGTGGCCCAATGGAGCAAGGTGATAAGAGAAGCAGAGAAGATTGTTGGGTATCCGACCTCCTTCATGAATTTGCGATGGCTTCTAAGTGATAAATTCGCAAACCTGGCCATGCACTTGCGAAAAATT GTAGGGAGCAACCACCCAATCATGAAGACAGCTAAAACGGTGCTATACAACGAACACAACAACTTGCAGCCTTGGGGACTGATCATCCTGTTACTTTCCAAAGCAGTCAGTTCACCTACATACTCCATAGAAGCTACCACTTTGATAGAACAACAACGTATGTTAGCTGAGCTAACAGAAATGATACGCACCGGACATTACATACACAAAGGCTTACTCAACATACCGTTAGAAGAACGGGACAAGACCAAAGAAACGTCGATATTCGCCAACAAAATTGCCATTTTGATTGGAGACTATTTATTAGTTACAGCAAACGGTATGCTCGCACGTTTGAAGAATCAAGATCTGTCGTATCTAATATCGACAGCTTTACGCGATCTGAGTGAAGGAGAATTCTATGGGCCGCGAGATCTTCAAAATATGCCGTTACCGGGAAAACCTGTGAAGAAGAATGATGATAGTTTCAAAATCAGTGCTGATACAATACCTTTAGATGTGAAAGACGTGTTAGGATCGCCAGTAAAGGAATGGACTTTACGAACAATGTATAATGGTGGGTCTTTATTCGGTAGGGGTTGTGAAGGTGCATTACTGTTAGGTGGTAGGAGTGATTCTGATCAGAAAAAGGCATATCTGTTCGGTTGTCACCTATGTTTAGCGTGGCAGGCTGCGAGCGAACTACAAAAGTTCACGTCGACAAATAAAGAACCCTTTTCTCTAGTCAGCGCGCCCGtcttgtttgcattgaataataCACCAAAATTATATGACGGCTTAAAAAACATTACTAAAGTCTCAACGATAGATTTCGAGGAGTTGAAATTGAGGATATTAGAAACAGATGCGATAGAACAAACCAAATCTTTATTTGAACAACACGCAGAAAAAGCTAAGAGTTACGTAGAAATGTTTGGCGATAATCCATCAGTTAGCACAATAAAGaggttaataaaaactttataa